TTTCCTCTTTCTCCTGGATTTCTTTGCCCCGACGATCGTCACGCCGGAGGAGGAGTCAGGGTGTTCGTCGTCCTACATCTGGTTCCCTTCCACCTTCCTTTGGCCCTCGCTATGTCCGCCGCCGATGGAGGGAGGATAAGCCAGGCCATCATCAGATTCCCCGGCATATTCGCCTCCCCCTGGCACATGCATATCATG
This is a stretch of genomic DNA from Candidatus Poribacteria bacterium. It encodes these proteins:
- a CDS encoding acyltransferase family protein; the encoded protein is MFVVLHLVPFHLPLALAMSAADGGRISQAIIRFPGIFASPWHMHIMFLISGAATYYALRFRSVWGYVLNRLKRLLVPLLFC